The Ostrea edulis chromosome 1, xbOstEdul1.1, whole genome shotgun sequence genomic sequence TTTTAAAACCATTTTCATACAATTGGAAGTTCTTTTCAGAAATGCATCACAGATTTAATCAAACAAACAAGATGTTCGctggccacatcactcacctggaTCACCATAGCCCTGCTCTTGTTCAGctgttgtaatttttaaaagaatttttttcaatctttattcccatgaataTTTTTGAACCCATATTAAGGCCCCAACCTATCCTCCAAAGGGTATCGACATAAACGAAATTGAATTGACACACTATGGGAATGCCTCAATaacaatatgactaacatgaccaTGTTGTTCTAGGTCACATATTATGATATGAAATCAAGGCCTTACCATAAGAATATAAATGCTCTACAACAGGAGCTATTGAATTTCTTAAAAgcagatcaaactccaaggtcacaagattaaaaaaaattgttgtcatgttaaagtcttgtcacaagaaatcgacatatgaaataGCCCTAtcagttatgagcaaggttaaagctgtatgacccgatgttcatgtattatttttgtacacaattactttaaagcagattaattactttataaagttattaactttcccttaattacatgcttgaaaacatctgcatgtaaaataaaacagtgcgaatattatttagaaagtaaatatagtggctacatatataaatcatcccataatagacgtctataaacagacccacgcgcgtcaggggaatcccaacatgatgtattagttcatacgcaactgtctagttttaagacTGTAAGAgcataaaacaacgaattactaagaggtatttgatatttttatttctattcaacttatggtacggtactgttataacaaaatacacagctttacacagataagaccaccaatgatttgaaagtttgaactggtcacgtgactgtcacttgaaatgacagagtgacgcggttatttgtaaacatcgatttaaaatcaaattatttgggttaaaacaggtgaaataatttatgatatgtcgtacagtctcataactacatacgtccgatgatttaatagcgtttttacgagatggaaaaaaatattgtaattcggaccatacagctttaaagcaatacaagctgtaactgacggtattttttcaactatccaattattcaccaaataacacctattggtttaactaatataatccccaagatctcaagaaaaattctgcaaaataaacaaggggatattgtttgagagcacacCTACAATGAGTGTTTCGTACAAACCGCCATTGtgtcgtatacacggacatgggaacgatgattgccgaacataatcgggtcgCTGAGACCGAGGCCATATACAAAGACGGAAACTGGCGCGAATAACTAAACGTGTCGGTTGTTTTAAATATTACgttgtttcatgaatgactagAAATACTATGCAAGTGTAAAAaggtaataattacgcaaatgtgccactcaaatgaaattttgattatgaattttctataaaattggcacgttaaactgtttacaaatctaacacgtgctcagtgcctctctttcgctttttccgaactggtgacctccaaggtcaatgtaCATCGGAGGTTACGatcaggaattactgacaggattaCAATGATTTATGAATCtatattttctgctgatttgacgggtttattgcttcagattcactttgattctattaagttatatatattcaatcacaaaaatattgactatttgttcttttattttttaatttattttccgtcagttacagcttgtattgctttaaagttttagacagtacaaaaacaatattcccCCGACTATAGTTGCAGGTACATAAAAacaacttgaattcacacaacttGGGGAGATTTGCGATtcgatatgatttagtgtgaccCTCCTACTcttgaaaataatttgttttaaattaataaaagtGTGTaatcccatataaaacttttatctcCTTTTATGGCCCCACCCTGCCCCTTTGGGGCCCTGATGTTGAACTTGAACTACTTAACCTGTAGATGTGGgcatatcaatatgattaaccatgaccctgctgttgtcgggataaagatttttgaagatgTTACTATATAAATTAaggtgtaaaactttgatccccttttgttaCCCCAATATAccccgggaccatgatttgaatacacttgaatctgcattacctaGGGATGCCTGCTTAATTATATAACTAATCATGGCAGTGCtgttattaaaaaaatgttatcttatatatttccatgtaaacttttgatcccctattgtagccccaccctacttTCTGGGGCCACAATTTgcacaaatttgaatctgcactacctggggatgcttacaTATTGATATGGCTAATCATGACTCTGttattcttgagaagaggagTGTTGAGGGTGTCTCCTATTATGCATgttaactttgatcccctattgtggccccaccttagcccggggaccatgatttaaacttgaatctactttgtattaggaagctttcacgaaatttcatcttttctggcccagtggttcttgaaaggatttttaaatgaccccaccctatttttttcttttcttaattatctccccatTGGAGGAAGTATTACCCTTCATTTGGACAAACTTAAACCCCCTcaacccaaggatgatttgtaccatttttattgaaattggtttagtggttcttgaggagattttaaaaagatgccACAAGATCTTCACtaattcttgattatctccacttCAAAAAGGGTGTGGCACTTCATtgaaacaaacttgaatcctctttatccaaacatgctttgtggcaagtttagctgaaattagccctgtggttctggagaagttgaaagTATTAAAAGTTTGCAAACAAACGGAAGccggacaaaaagtgatcagaaaagctgacttaagctttcagctcagatgagctaaaaagagTTACTTGGtagaaataaagattgataatGTAATACAGAAATGCATAATTCTACAATTCAGGTTTTTTATACCTGTACGAACATAATGGCCGTTGTAACTAAGACTACAATCATCtgtaaaattaattcaaatgttACGTCAGGTGCTGGTACATTTAACTACACAGACTGTATTGATCCCAGGTCTGATTTATTCCGGCACGGCACCTATTACTTGCTCTAGTAGAGGattatgtgtatttatatatacaatgtaccttgataaaatgtgttcaaatcaaaattttgcgCTTTCACtatgtaaatgaaatatttcattagtAGGATGTCAAACTGCATACTATCcgtcataattatatataccgATACACTCCCTGACTGCTGACGACGTCTTATTAACCCTGACCGCTGACTGCGTCTTATTAACCCCGACCGCTGACTGCGTCTTATTAACCCTGACCACTGACTACCTCTTATTAACCCTGACCGCTGACGACGTCTTACTAACCCTGACCGCTGACTGCGTCTTATTAACCCTGACTACTGACTGTGTCTTATTAACCCTGACACGTCAATGTCAGTACACTGATCTACCCAACTACATACTCTTAcgtattttgaaatcaatcaatctattaaTGTCACTATTCCACTATTTCTCTCAAACCTCTGACTTTACACTGACGTGCGCCCGAGTGCCCTTGACATTCACTGTCCGGTATTTTAATCTATCAATGTCACTATTCAAtggtggatccagaaaattttcaaagagggGGTTGCGACCCAAGTTTTTTACCTTTTCTGCCCAAGaaaaaaaagggagggggtgaaGGTCTTAAAATATGaccaaaacttacatgtacctttttaaatatatatatattcaaccAAAGGGGAGAGGTTGTAAtcccccctctggatccgccacatATATTCTATTTCTCTCTTACCACTATCTATTTGCCCCGTCGTTCGCCTGAGGGCCCGGGACATTCACTGTCCATTATTTCAATCGATTGTCACTATTCCATTATTTCTCCTTAACTACTGACTACTTACCCTAATGTGTGCCTGAGGGCTCGGGACATTCACTGTCTCCCCAGGGTGGACCCCAGACCAATTCTTGTGGCTTTTATGCAggacctgaaaaacaaaatgcccaCAGTGTGTGGCTATCGACTACAGCTTCAGACAAAAGCCAACTATCTAACAATGGATCTCTGCTCAGCTAATCAGGTTAGTGCTGCTGTTTGTTATGCCAATATTATAAACTAACATGTACAATTCACAATCGTATAGGTATGATAATTTTCTATATCTTGCTGAAGCTATTTTAGAAGCCTCCCCTCTGATACTAAAGATTCTACAGTTGTAGGACTAGTACATGTTTATGTGACGGAGCATTTTCAGTATTCAGTGTTTAAAAATGTGGttcaatacacgtatcaacacttcgcaaaagttacgtcccttgtccgccatctcccggataaaaatcgtatttcccgacgttggcctttgtaattttcctatctgcagctttgacatctgttattttcccatcaattgcagtcaactacaatatgccccagattggggcaacccattaacttgtatgaaaacttggtaattggctaaaattcacagtaataacatcttacatttggtaaggtaaagaatgaaaacttggtttttcaccgattgacctttggctgaccccgcaaagggacgtaactcgcggcgaagtgttgataggTGTATTGGTGGAGAGTATATCATATGTGTAACATTCATATCTCAGTTTGATGGGAGCATGAGAATGAAAGTATGTAGTCAAACGAATGGTATATTTTAATTCAGTGGATGGAACGGGGTAAGAAAAGagtgtatatgtataacatTTAATCGTGTTTTACTAGAAGGAGCACGGGAAGACTTGTAACACCAATCTTGGTCCTACAAAACAGACTCCTGGAAAAGTCATCTACAGAAACTTCTCCGTCTTGTCTCAAAAGTCATTTAGTGGTGACCTCTCATCTCAGTTTTCGTCGATGTCATCTGTACATTCCACAATGTCATCGAATAAATCCCACTTTAGAAGTAATTCACAAGCGGAGAACGTCATGCAAGGTGAAAGCACAGGCGTACAAAAGACTAATCTTGATGGAAGTATTCACACAGGCGTACAAAAGACAGATCTTGATGGAAGTATTCAAgatgaatttacaaaaatccCAGAGAATCGAAGTCAAACTGTTCTTTGCTCAGGTGTGAGATTTGGAACACAAAAGAAACCTAGGAATGAAGGTTTCAATTCCTTGGGAAGTAGGGATACACTTGCCCGTGACAGCCATGTGCCACTGCTCTCAGATAAAGTGAGGTCCAGTAGTACCATCAATTGTGAAGAAAGAATCATTCCGAGGTTCTCTGCCAAAAAACCCAGCAATACTGTAACACAAACCATGTCAAGTCCGGGTTCCCAACCATCCAGAATCGTTCCTGTGTTCAAAGCAAGGAAAGACAGCACACAGACAAAAGGGTTGGGTAATCAGCCACAGAAGGGCTCGGGTAAAGAAAGACAGAAACAACTAAGTATATCACACGGAGTAAGTATAGATTGTTTAGTAATtcaaagtgggggggggggggggggggttcccgTTAAATATCCATAAGTTATATAGTACGGACATGTTTTCTTTAGGTCCAAGAAAGGTCGAGTGTAGCATCCAAGATCTCAGAGATGATGGTACAAGCACAGGGTAAATAACATCATTCTTTTCTCTCAACAGACAAACTAACATATAGATTAGAGACTGACAAATCAGTAAATATACATCTAGATTTTGGTATACGTTGTATTCAATGCGTCTATGAGGTTTTAATACCACAgtcattttcaaacttttttttatcaagattttactttttcaaaatGGTTTATGTATCAATTTGTTTATTCACCCCCAACGCATAAACTACTTGCAATAATAGTTGGTCTATAATCAGTCTTTAATGAAATGCATCGAAAAGATCAAATATGTAAATCAGAAGCAGTTACTTTACcttaataaaaaaacaaaactctgTTCTAAGATCTTCAGCAATACAGATTTCAAGAATTACGATCCGGGTGATGCTTTGGTATATACCGAGTTAAAAAAGAAGGATTGTGACGTATCGTTGTTCCCCAACAGATTTCCCTGTAAGGACGCTTACATTAAGTTCGACATTGGACAATTCATATATGTAATCAAGACAATTTCGCAAGTATCATAGGTCTCTCATAATTCCAATAGGAGGATAAGCATTATCTGATTATATTTATGCTAGAATGGAAAATGTGTTTGATGCTTTATAAAGAAAGATACCTTATAATCAGGAGGTATCGTACCAACAATAgggaattctttaaaaatatcccAAAACTAGCTTTTGTTCCGAAACAGATTGTTTTTGTCAGAAGTACCCCATTGGTCCCGACCTTAAAACCACGCCGCCTCCCGAAGCAGGaagatattattattattattagatatCATCCTATTCTATTTACTGTTCTTTGTCTTCAGACAAAGCAGAAAATCCTGCAAATGTTCCGATTCCTTCTCCCTCTACACCATCCAGTATTAGACCAGTCCACCCTTCTACGCTGTCCATTACCCAGCCAGTTCACCAATCAACGTCATACATTACCCGGCCAATCCACCAATCAACACCATACAGTACCCGGCCAATCCACCAATCAATGCCGGTCCTAAAATCACTCCACAGAGCATCTCTACAAACCACTACACAAAATATCCGTCAGACTAAGAGTACAACAACTCGTAAAGCCTTGGGGACTGTTTTACGATGTGAGACcggaaaatatatcaatgacCTCCATAGTCAGAAACCAGTTCCAGGATCAGTGGACCTTGATTCAGATGACGAATTCATTCAGTCCCTTGATGTATATGTGAAAAAGAGAATTACAAACGAGGTAAGTTTCGGAATAATCAGATCGgatttcaaaatgtttcaaCATTTCAAGAAGCTACTTGATCACATCTTCacttctttgttattttaaacaaCGTTGTAGACATTCGACAGCGGAGTCTCCTTAACGAAGAAACCCCGGACCAAGCCTACGATACAGAATGTGGACGTTGAGGCTCTGGCGAGAGAGGAACAGGTACATGCTGTTTATTACTTAGTATCACACCAAAATGATTCAAGAATTAgggaaaatacatgagggcatgaacgttagaattttatgaaaagtgtgaagcgttgcagttcatgccctatcgtattttcaaaaataaaattttatttttttatatttacattctactttcatttctgctTGATTTATCAGCCGTTGAAATAAACGTAcctatttatcaagatttattcgcacattgttcacaactacgtcacattcatgaggaaatggctatcattacaagtGGTAAGGATatcaaaaacattggaaatgtaagtATAGTACATTGTGACTTGCCTGAGCATGCATATGTgcatctaaaaaaaatataaataccacataaaaataattccttaaGGTCACCTGATAATTGCTATAGAGTATGGGAAGCCTTTGAATATATCTGTTGGATTCTAGATCAAACGTAATAGGTCAAGGCTATATTTAAGTGAAATGTCTTGTGTATTGGTGCCCGTTACATGTATAAACCGATAATGTATTAACTAATGATGTGCATTGTAATTGCATATGAAGCCAAATTTTAAAAAGGCACCTTCTCGTTAGTGTTTCAGACATTTCTTTATACTTCGATTTCAGATCCTCGTCTAGAATTTCTTTGGTGTTTGGGAAACTCAATAATGCAATTTTTAGGCTTGATTCCTGAAATTTCTTTTCAGTTAAACAAAGTGAACAACATTACATTGATGACGTGGCTGAAGAACAGAGGTATACAGTGTAAGAGTAGAGATAGAAGACAGGATCTGGTGACGAAAATTCTCACTGCTCTCAATGTTCGCCTCAGTGAACAGTGATTGTCAAACTGGTTATATGGAAAACATCCAAATAAACAGCATATTTTTCAATCTTAAGTTTCGAGTTTGTGAAATTAATTGTATTCAGGAGACACTCTTAAAACATTATCCCTGAAAGAATGACCCATTTCCACAatccatttttgttttgttttgtacaaCTTCGGCAGCTGTGTGGACTTGGGCTAAGTCCGTTTTGTAACTGGGGTACACAAAGGAGTCGCTTAATCATGTGTCTGAATTATTCTGCAAATTGTCGTGTTGATGATCGTATTGTAGAAACACCAATACTTTATGATTAGTAATTTACAGAATGATGCTCAATTTAGTATTTAGAGTTTTGTGGCATTTTGATCGAGTGTGTACTTTGGTCAAAATCCCGTCTCAATTTTGGACGCAACTTAGGTCGACTAGCCAATCTACAACAAAAGTTAACCTGACTTAAATCGTCTTTTATAAAGCAGGTAATTATAAATGTAGAGATATATCTGTCCAAGCTAGTCCAAGTCCTTGACAACCAAGGAGTGCACACGCACCGACACCGATGatacttgtatatgtacatgaaaaaaTGCCATATGGAAAAGATAAAGA encodes the following:
- the LOC125649413 gene encoding uncharacterized protein LOC125649413 isoform X3, with protein sequence MYGKDNSCTPVIVLAECPPLEELIAITVCITRNLQTSSSLQPHIIRCRELIFTEPDIIATPSFNSDNVFHLVLKRALFNTGKLQTRFSKIGLQSSDPQAVTSALFQSCLHYTLLARIAPSWNKAGQWLIQGRDFLSHQGYLNAVKIDLVVTHTQLHMSLTASTIRFPVLQLCDIEVLPASQRKFMEDQNFVISGESIGSTWCHVLPSMKKGEIINVSRQLPTDGPFRTYKDIKRHWKNSYGYRLPEDDVIYYQIHFKPLGDRVFTYPNVCLRARDIHCLPRVDPRPILVAFMQDLKNKMPTVCGYRLQLQTKANYLTMDLCSANQKEHGKTCNTNLGPTKQTPGKVIYRNFSVLSQKSFSGDLSSQFSSMSSVHSTMSSNKSHFRSNSQAENVMQGESTGVQKTNLDGSIHTGVQKTDLDGSIQDEFTKIPENRSQTVLCSGVRFGTQKKPRNEGFNSLGSRDTLARDSHVPLLSDKVRSSSTINCEERIIPRFSAKKPSNTVTQTMSSPGSQPSRIVPVFKARKDSTQTKGLGNQPQKGSGKERQKQLSISHGVQERSSVASKISEMMVQAQDKAENPANVPIPSPSTPSSIRPVHPSTLSITQPVHQSTSYITRPIHQSTPYSTRPIHQSMPVLKSLHRASLQTTTQNIRQTKSTTTRKALGTVLRCETGKYINDLHSQKPVPGSVDLDSDDEFIQSLDVYVKKRITNETFDSGVSLTKKPRTKPTIQNVDVEALAREEQLNKVNNITLMTWLKNRGIQCKSRDRRQDLVTKILTALNVRLSEQ
- the LOC125649413 gene encoding uncharacterized protein C18orf63-like isoform X2, which gives rise to MYNEKPSNFIVSSTSHHKMQRALFNTGKLQTRFSKIGLQSSDPQAVTSALFQSCLHYTLLARIAPSWNKAGQWLIQGRDFLSHQGYLNAVKIDLVVTHTQLHMSLTASTIRFPVLQLCDIEVLPASQRKFMEDQNFVISGESIGSTWCHVLPSMKKGEIINVSRQLPTDGPFRTYKDIKRHWKNSDLKNKMPTVCGYRLQLQTKANYLTMDLCSANQKEHGKTCNTNLGPTKQTPGKVIYRNFSVLSQKSFSGDLSSQFSSMSSVHSTMSSNKSHFRSNSQAENVMQGESTGVQKTNLDGSIHTGVQKTDLDGSIQDEFTKIPENRSQTVLCSGVRFGTQKKPRNEGFNSLGSRDTLARDSHVPLLSDKVRSSSTINCEERIIPRFSAKKPSNTVTQTMSSPGSQPSRIVPVFKARKDSTQTKGLGNQPQKGSGKERQKQLSISHGVQERSSVASKISEMMVQAQDKAENPANVPIPSPSTPSSIRPVHPSTLSITQPVHQSTSYITRPIHQSTPYSTRPIHQSMPVLKSLHRASLQTTTQNIRQTKSTTTRKALGTVLRCETGKYINDLHSQKPVPGSVDLDSDDEFIQSLDVYVKKRITNETFDSGVSLTKKPRTKPTIQNVDVEALAREEQLNKVNNITLMTWLKNRGIQCKSRDRRQDLVTKILTALNVRLSEQ
- the LOC125649413 gene encoding uncharacterized protein C18orf63-like isoform X1, whose protein sequence is MYGKDNSCTPVIVLAECPPLEELIAITVCITRNLQTSSSLQPHIIRCRELIFTEPDIIATPSFNSDNVFHLVLKRALFNTGKLQTRFSKIGLQSSDPQAVTSALFQSCLHYTLLARIAPSWNKAGQWLIQGRDFLSHQGYLNAVKIDLVVTHTQLHMSLTASTIRFPVLQLCDIEVLPASQRKFMEDQNFVISGESIGSTWCHVLPSMKKGEIINVSRQLPTDGPFRTYKDIKRHWKNSDLKNKMPTVCGYRLQLQTKANYLTMDLCSANQKEHGKTCNTNLGPTKQTPGKVIYRNFSVLSQKSFSGDLSSQFSSMSSVHSTMSSNKSHFRSNSQAENVMQGESTGVQKTNLDGSIHTGVQKTDLDGSIQDEFTKIPENRSQTVLCSGVRFGTQKKPRNEGFNSLGSRDTLARDSHVPLLSDKVRSSSTINCEERIIPRFSAKKPSNTVTQTMSSPGSQPSRIVPVFKARKDSTQTKGLGNQPQKGSGKERQKQLSISHGVQERSSVASKISEMMVQAQDKAENPANVPIPSPSTPSSIRPVHPSTLSITQPVHQSTSYITRPIHQSTPYSTRPIHQSMPVLKSLHRASLQTTTQNIRQTKSTTTRKALGTVLRCETGKYINDLHSQKPVPGSVDLDSDDEFIQSLDVYVKKRITNETFDSGVSLTKKPRTKPTIQNVDVEALAREEQLNKVNNITLMTWLKNRGIQCKSRDRRQDLVTKILTALNVRLSEQ